Genomic segment of Coffea arabica cultivar ET-39 chromosome 1e, Coffea Arabica ET-39 HiFi, whole genome shotgun sequence:
TTGCTAGAGCCGGCAGGAAATAGGGAAATACAGCAATAATGAATGAATTGTTCTTGATTATGATGGTTGTGGATAAATACTACTACTGCAACTCATTTTGGGTTCGGTTTATACTATACTATACTATGCAGAAAGCAGTTTGGTTGATTCATCGATATGCACTTGCTTCAAGTATATGAAGTGcaattaaaaatttcacaagtACTCTATTCGgcataacaataacaataaataaGATCTCGAGTCTTCCTAATCTAAGAAAAGAGACACAACTGAACTACGAGGAATCGATGTGAACTGAACCATCATCGTATCAGACACCTTCAAAATTCAGCTTTGGCCAGTAGCCGTCACTTcatcttttttctctttctcctttGTCAAACAAATTTAAGTACAAAGTTGTGCAACAGCTTCTTTGGCTGCATTCATGAACCAGTGCACCGCTGCAtttaggcctgtcaacgggtcgggtctagatcCGGATTCAgaccggatccgtgaaattattgcgggtatgggtagggatttaattccgtttcccggatccggattcggatccgttttgtcaaacaaaaaaaacgggtcggatacggaatatagtattccgactcgtattagacccggatccggatataaatgaattaataattttaaaaatatatatttatcaatataatttgattagggtgatgtatttgagtaaaatcaatttgatttcttttcttatttgattttttctttgcattagttagaaattagtttacaaatatatttttttctcatttttattagaaattataaattttgctaaatttgttcgggtagacccgacctgGATCCGGATCCGTCacatagaataaaagacccgtcgggtaaatgggtcggatccgggtccgatATAGTAATTCgagtccgggtccggaataatgaattccgacccggacccggcccgttgacagccctagcTGCATTACACGAGGTTCAAGCCAAACTTTGCCAATTTACGGTTGAGTGACGAAGCTGGGATCTATTCTAGTAAAGGAGATACACAGACATTGGTGAAAACATTTCTTGAGATTGACGATGTCTTCCAAGACCATGCTAACTACTGCTTGAGGCACACTTTAACGTGTGtgcaattaacaaaaaaaaaaaaaaaatatttgtcaaAATTATCCGTTTAAAAAGTCTTttttttaagagctttatggaTCGAATTTCATCATTATAATGTGAATGCATATAAAAAGATGATAAAAGTGAAGGAAAATACGAGGGAGTTAGGGGTTGTGCGAGGAAATTGTGGTTAGTAGATAACTAAACAGATAACTTCCTTCTGATTCAAATACCTATGTGCTGattgtggagttatttttggaataaTTTGGGACAAATTTGCCCTTATAATATACATGCAGATGTGTTGCATAGATACTCTGATCTTCAAAAGGCACATTTTTGGTTCTCTGAACTCTCTATTACAGACACAGTTATTTCCCACCAGCCctcaaattaccaaaaaggctatttgaaaaaaaaaggaaatccaGATTAGGCCCTCAACATATTCCTCGAATTGTTTCGAAACCCCCATCCAGATTAGGCCCTCAcagttatttctttttttttttttctttcaactaGTTGCCATTTGGTTTTGCCGATCATTTTTTGGAGGGTTTGTTCTTGTTCCAATTATGTGAGTGTGCTCTGAGTTGCCTTCAGGCTTCAGACAGTTAAATAACAGAGTCGAGTAACTGTCACGGCTGTGGTTATGTTATGCTTCATCTATCCGAGAAATTCTGCCATGCCCCCGTCACATTTCAAAACTAGAAAGTACTAGTCGTTTTGTACCACAGGCATTAAGACTTGTGCTTAAGGCATAGTAGTCACAAACTTCAAACCCGCATTACTTTTGGGTAAGGAAAAAGATATAAAATATGATTAGAATTGAGTGATAAAGATAAAGAGGAAGATGCCCCATTTTATaatctccttcatttttcctctcTTCCGCGGACAAAATTAATCCCAAGGCCCAAACTATTCGCTTTGAAATTTGGTGTTGATGTTTCGTCTATTTGGGTAAATAGTCGtgcagaaaattaaaaaaaaaaaaaaaaaagagaatttgaATTGAAGACACAATTCAGTAGAACAGAGAAGTTTTGAGTTAAGGATCCAACTTCAACCTACATGATACTGCTACAATAGAAAGGCTCAATTCATGACAAAATTCCCAATTCGACGTCAGCTGAAGTATTGAAATTTGGGTTTAATTTCAGTTTGACAACCATTGTGCTTCTTGATCATTTCTTCCTCGACCTAATCAGGGTTCATTTTTGCACGGGCTACTGAAGAGGGCAGCCATTGCAAACCCTTTGGGCTTCTGATCATGGACATAGATGTATGCGGTTCATGTTCATGAATATGCAGTTCCAAATTAAGGTTTTTTGGCGGCAATATTGAGCAGAAAAGAAGACATAATTAATCTCCTCTTTTTAACTTACAAACTTGTCCTCTAGTACACAATATTGTTGCGTTGTTTCATTTTATTTGGTTCGGTATAGTTTATGTGGATTTTTCTGACTCATTTACTACCATTTTCCGCGTTTAACCTTAAAGAACCTAGTAGAGTCAAGTTGAAAGCACTCAGAGAGGGATTGAAATCAACAAATCATATAGATGATATCTAGTAAGCTAGCCAGTTGTCAGCTTTTGAATCCATCTAAATCTAAGAACAAGTGTCTAGAAGGAGCTAAGAACAAGGAGCTTAGGCCACTTCCGTTTTGTTGTTTGGCTGTAGATATTACTTGGAACGTCACAAATATTCCATCTAATACTTATCCTATCTATTCACACTTTGGTACTTAAAATACGTCAACCGAACAATGAGATCCACGTCCTCCAAAGATGCCATCTTTGATTTCCCCGTCATAATTTTGGCCTCCAGTGCTAAGGGAAAGAGATTATGAGAAGACTATTGGCAGCTATATGTTCCCTTCCCCCTGGTAAATAAGTCTAGACAGGCCAGGGAGAACTGAAAATGGGAGTTTCAACAAAAGAGAGAGGTGTGCTAAAGTTGGTGCATCCAGGCAGGCATGTCGAGATTCACAGGGAACCTATAACTGCAGCTGAGATATTGAGCAAGTACCCCAGGCACTGCATTGCGCGGCCTGATGTTTTCAAGTTTCCGTATATTGTTGTTCGACCTGAATCACTTTTACTTCCAGGAAAAGTGTTCTATCTCGTGCCCAATCGCACACTTTATAATCTGCTCAAGGCTAGAGCACAACAAAGCCAACAACCTTCTTTACGAGAAAACCAGTATAAAGAGAATCATCATCATGTTAGTCATAGTAGCCGTATTTCACCACCCAAGTGCTGGGGAGGAATAACTGCTACACACCAACAACATGACCGAGGCCTTCATAGAAGATTACCAACCATGCTTCACTACAGGAAAAAGAGTCACGACCAAGATTCTGAAGCCTACCGCAGGGACAGGCCCTATGCCAAAGCATGGACTGAAATTTCTGATAAGATCAGAAAAGTGCCCTACAGATCCTCTAAGGTAAAACATGACCAAGGCTATTGTAGAAGATTACCGACTGTGTTTAATGACAGGACAAAGAGTCATGACCAGGATTCTGAAGACTACCACAGTGACACATCCTACATCGATGCAAGGACTGAAATTACTGATAATATCAGAAAAGCGTCCAACAGATCCTACAAGGCATCTCCACCTAATTCATCAGTTGATAGTTGTAGACCTTTTCATTCTAAAGGATGTGATTACCATGGCCATGACAATGTCGCTCCAACACTGTCTATAGTGAGGAGATATAATGTCACTTCAACAGTGCCTACAGTTAGGAATGGTGTTATGCAGACCAGAAGTTTGGAAGATCATGCTAAACTGGAATCTTGTTTCAAGAAGCAGGACAGTGAGCGAAAGTTTCTCAATCTTAAGGTGACTTTTGCATCACCAATTGTTATTCCAGGGAGTCCAAGTGGGTCGACCAGTCCTAAACAAACTCTGTGGCCATGCAATCAGTACAACTAAAGGCTTTAAACTTCAAAGCTGTGTTCCATTTTACCAATTAAGGAAGATGCCATTTTTGCTAATAAGACCCCCTTCTGATATTGTAAGACATCAAAGTCTCTTATTAACTTAATAGCTAGATTTCTGGTCACGATTTTGGGCCAGTGCTGAACATTGTGTCTGGTTTACTCCTGTATGCCTCAATAGTTACAAAGTGCAGGAATTTCACATTTTCATGTATTTCCAAATGCTTCATTGTTTAAATTGAGGGACAATAAATGTGGCATATTGgagtttctttttcctttttttgcctATTGAAAGGCTGTTCAACATGAAAAGATTTTTGGCCATGGAATTCCTAGACCCTCTCCTCTAGAAAATACAAAAACATATTGCATGAAAGATGCAAATAACGAGTTTGTTTGGACAAGCCAAATTTGTTttcacaaatcccaatcacctttttatcttcccaatcacctttttatctcacatacattacatcacaaaaagtgctacagtaaatatctcaaataaatcatccaaataaactcttatccaaacaaactcaaccTTTTTTAATAAGCAATTTGTGCAAActaaaactctcaatttttaattttacatGTCTGCACCCCAAAACTTCTGAGACTTGAAGTTGTTCATTAAATTTACAATCAACATCTCTTTCTGAAATGACAATCACAATTTATATTTTCTATCAGTTACAATTAACTTCTGCTAACAGACAGAACAACTTGTAACTATAGCAATCATTTGTACTTTCTCACTGGAGAGCGTTTGTTGGGAAAAGAATGACAAAGTTATTGGATTGAAGTCTTGGAATACCAATATTTAATTTGACATTTCAAGAGAACATATTTGAATGCCAGATCAAAACATGGATATATCAGTTTAATAAAAAAAGAACACAACAATCCAGGAATCCAAGCATATGAAGACAGCACAGTTTCAGAAGGAAATGCCTTAACAGAAAATTGAAGTAAATAAACAGAGTAGTCTAATCAGTGCAGCATTTTAGGATGAGCATCTTGAACAAGCGTAATCAAGGGCCCAGTTCAATTCAAACTAATTGCATTAGTGCCAAAGGCTCAGAAGAATAATTGAGTGCCCAGTTAAATCCAAAGGAGAAGAAGAACGATCTGAGAAGCAACCTATTCATATTAACTGAGTTACAAGCAAAACTTTTCCATGAAAAAGGTTTAAAAAGATATACCAAAATAACATCAAGAGAGCAGAGTTCACGCATTTACATTAGTAAGTTTCATAAAGATCATATGGAAGTCAAAATTCCTCGGAACTCAAACCTCAAGACTTTGGAACAAACTGTTTTGTCTTGTTAAACTGTATCCCATAGCTCATATACAAGGTGGGAGAAGAAAAACAATAGGAAAAATGGTAAAAAGAGGATAACTCAAAATTAAAGAACATGCTTGACATACTAAGAAAATAAGTgaaaggaaaatagaaaatCAAATATAAACAAAACAAGGGACCGTATGATTTACCTAAAACATGGCATTTCATGTTCTCTCTGTTAGCTTGGAGTCAGTTCTTTGTGACTGTTTTGATGGAGAACTTGACTCCTTTGAAGAACTATGGCCAAAGAAGTTCAATTTCCCCATCTTCTTCGAAAAAGAACTCATGAACTTGCGAGAATTAGACCTTTCCATACTTTTCTTCATACAAACATGTTCTTTCTCCAAATCATTCAATCTCATCCGCAACCGAGCCAGTTCAAGTTTAAGTTCCCTGTTCTCTCGCCTGAGTGATGCATAATTATCTCGAGGAGACATTGCAGCACTTAGAGCACCACTGCTAATCCTCCATGATTGGTGCAATGGCTTGTGGTCATCATCAGGATAGGAGCAAAATAAGGCATTTCGGAGCCTTAACTGTTCGAAATAAAGCACTTGGACGATTGATTGGAGGGGAAGGCGTTCATTTTGTGCAGCATGGGCACCAGCTTCTTgtgagagtttttgaaaatcTATCAGTTTGCAGAGCTTCCTCCTGTCTGGATCTGATAAACTTTGGTGAGCCTGAAATATCCAAAAGTGATCAGCTAGATGTCTATGCTCACTACTGAAGCAATTAAAACCCAGTCAATTTTATGTACTCTGATCAAGAATGATAAATTTTATTGCTTCTTGTGATAAattgactttttcttttctttataaaaagaaaagaaagaaagaaaaccttgGCCTCTTCGGAGCTTCCAAGTTAAAACATTCAAACTACATTACAGGAGAAAGTACCTAACAAAGAGTTATAGAAGAATTTATTCATTTCTATTTCGTTTAGTGATCAGAACATTGAGTAAAATGGGAAAcgtgaaaaagacaaaatcataTTTAGAAAAAGAAGGCATCATAGAGTAGTTATTCTCTTCTATCTGTTTGGTTCGCATTCATGAATTACCTTCAATATATTATCTACatttcagatttgaccattACCATACATGAGGAGAGTAAATAACCATGAAAGGGAGGCACAGCTTACTTTGAGGTAAACATCAGTTGCTCGATACAAACCATCATGAATAGTGCGTGCATGAGCTGGTAAAGAATCTGCAACTGCTATGAATTTATTGAGTTTGAGATTTGCGTCGGGTGCAATTTCAGCCAGGTAATTGTCCACTAACTTTGATACCTTGAACATTGCACTTTGGGAAGGGGAAGGAGGACTATCAGAATCAAATACAGATCCATCTTCCATATCTTCCTCACTGTCATCTTGCTGAGAAAAATTCACCAAGATTCTATGCACTGTATCAACATCAAATAATGTATCATTGGCATGGCGAAAAGATGGAATTAAAAGATCATCTAGAGTAGCTATGTCTAATTGAGATCCTATTCGCCTCTCAAGATCTAGCCGGCAAGCTACAGTACAATCAAGCATCACAGCACTTCGCAACAACCCAAAAAGGAAAGTTATAGGAACTGCAAATTTCTCAATAGGAAGAAGGCTAACTATTGCCTCAACCACAAGCCTTTCATGCCCATTCAAACCAGAAACCAAGTCAACTTTTTGCTGGTTAGATGGATTCCATAAGCTACATTTCTTCGTCAACTCCTTCTGAGCATAATTTACAAGTGACGCCCCAATGCTTTCAGGTCTGACACCACGACATTTCATTGCTGTTATGACTCTTTGATACAAATCAATCCGGAGAATGGAAAGATCTTCTATCCACCAGTCTCCTTCACACTTGGCCTGCCGGCTCATATGAAGTCTTCCTGAGCTACTGTACTCTAAGCGTGAGAAACTTGAAGCTATTTGTTCCACACAAGCTTTTGAGGCTATTGCATCAATGCACCGACTTACAATTTTCAATTCATCAGCCAACGGAAGCAAGTTTTCACATTGCTGCAGGACTTCAACACACATTTCAAGGTTCTTGCAGACAACACTCTCAAGATATTCTCCAGCTCGTGTACCAAGATTATTCTTCGAAAATTCCTCAGTCATTTCAAGGTAGTCAGAGATGCAACATAACTGGGCAACATTTGCTGCAGTAATCTCAAAGTTGACGCCGTAGCAGAACTTGGCAGCCAGCTCAAAGGACTCTGAACCGCCTGGCAGGCTAAGAAGCTCCACTCTCGATATATCAGAATCCCGGTGTTCTGCAACTAATTTACGGATTCGCCCACTTCGTGACACCAGAGGAAACTGCACCAAGTTATTAGGCATAAGTAACTTCTACTGAATCATAGGTGGCAATTCTGTAAAAAATCCACAAGTATATCATGAAAGTACAGGGCGAAAATTGATTTTTGACATTTAATACATTAGCAAATTTTAAAGTAGCAAAACCAGCCCCTGTCAAATGATTAATTCATATTGAGCTTTATAAAAGTTTTCTGTGGCTACTATTGCTGCTAATTTTGTCTTGGTTTCAAGTTAATTACTTTCTTTACCATGATCAAGGATGCCGTAAATTTGGATTCATTATCTGAGAATAAGATAAAGCTCAGTCTACAGCAGAATTCACGCTGCATTTTGTCTTGGAGAACTGAAAAGAAGGCAATTTTAGGCTCTAAATATTGAATCTAGTCACCTAATTTACACAATTTTCTTGATGTAGAATAAGCATACATGGAATCTAGTTTAATATGAACTAATAAAAAGTTTCCAAAAGAATGACATCCTCCCACACGGAGAGGAGAGTAATTACCGATTTTTTGTTACCTGCTTGGCATATGTGGGCCATTCATCTTGTTTCTCAAGTTAAGGAGCAACGTCAAATGAAATTTAAACAGGAGTTACTTTAAGGTGAggaaaactcttaattttgCAAAGCAGTTGAAGAATCTAATTAGTGAGCGACTACTATTAAGTATTAGAAACAGAAACAAGATGTAGAATCTTGCCTTGTGCAGTGAGAATGTTCCACCATCTACTTCTATTGTTATGTCACTTGGAACATCTCGAAATACCCTGTAAGAGATATAAGATAGCTGATCACCATATACAAGGTTCAAAATTGTGACGAACACTCAACATGCAAATCAGAACTAGAGCAACTTATTTCTTGTTTCTTAGCTATAAATTGGAACATCAAAGTGAAAAGAAATGACACTTAGttaaataaaaacatgaaaacttttttgaaaaacaataaCGGGGCATCAATATGTTAAGTTTAAAACTCAACTCCTAGGCCTTGGGTACATCACATATTTTGGAACAGTTTAATTGTTTCGGAGTGCTGTCACAGCACTACTTGTATAAATAAAGCTAACGCCTGGAGAAGGACGACTCTGCTATTTATGGCCTAATACAAGGTTGCAAAATTGCATAAGGCCTAATGTACTATACATCCATACGCCTATTTCATGAAAACGTCACATATGCCTaactatttttcttttgaatctGTTCCATTCTTTCATcagctaaaagaaataaataacagTAGGTGATATCTTGGGGTCCTGGCATCAAAGAAGATGCAACCTCCAGCCTCCAGCTGCAAAAGGAACCATCTCTGGAGCATACCTCTAGGTGGGAGAACCCGGGGTGATGGAAGACTTGAATAACTGACTGACATAGGATCAGAAACATAAAACATATCCTATATCGGCAATGGGCCTCCAGCCATATTCTTTATTATTACATAAAGTAGCATAACAAATGCATACGTCAATGGAACCGAGACTGATATAGGATATGTGAGGTTCATCAACAAGATTTATCAGCTGCCATAGGTGATATCATGTAAGGTCACCAGAGCAAGAAGAAGTTCAGGGTAATTACATTCACAGTTAAAACAGTTTAAAGTTGTTGTctacaagaagaaagaagagtaACTGTCAAGTTTCATGGTGACTTCATGGAACTCTAAACATCCCACTTAAAAGAATTGCACAGCTTCAGATATCCCAGCACTATTTAAAAAAGCAAACTCCCATCCCTTCAGCCTGGTTGCGGCAAAGGAAACATTGAAATAGAAACTGAAAGGCATAAATGTTCAAGTTAGGATTTTTAGCACAAAGAACAAAGACCGAACTGTTGAATCAAGGAGGCACTTGGTGAAGAAAAGTCCGGCTACATAAACGCAAAAACAGGGGACCAAAGACTAACCATTCGCTGCATCGCTGCTGCCGCGAGCATTTGGCCAGTGGCAGCTGCTGATGGTGTTTGTCCATTGCCAGGGAGTGGCCAACCCAGAgcagaaagaaaaatgagaaaatttgagAAGCAATAAACTAAGTTTAAGACTCGAAAAAAGTGGGGTTAAAGAAGCTAAGTGAGACGGAGAGAGAGCGAGACAGAAACCCAGGTGGAGATGTTGCTGTTGATAGTgtcttttggccattttgtcAAACAGCTAGCATTCAAAGATCATACAAGATTGCAATCCTCCAAAGAAATGGGCCCACACTCATGTCCATGAAAAATAATGcttaaacaaataaatcaacaaAATCTTAAAAAGCAATGGACCGTTTCTACAGTCAATAAGTAGTACGAAGATAGTGGGTTTGTTTTATAGTAGAGTGTATTATTCTTTTATCCACGCAGATAAAAAGGCGAAAAGGAAGCAAGGGCCCGGGGAGGGGTGTTTCATTCATGAAAGAAAGTCAAGAACAATATGCCCTTTGCCTGAAGAAAGGAGGAGGCAAAGCAAAGGAAAGCAGAAAAGAAGCGGGAAGAAAGGCCGTTATTCTGTTTTCTGACATATTTTACTCCTTGTCCGGTTGTCCCCCTCAACTAAGCCTACAGAGTCTTCTTATCCCACCAACAATCAATGCAACTcctttctcccccttttttctAGCTCTGTTCGGAGTAAAATATTCGGATACCttttatggtttttttttttttttttttgtttttgtttggggTGGGGGGCGTGGGGGATGGCGGGTGTCTATTCTTGaccaatgttttcagaaccggaccggaccggccggttcgaccggttggaccgcgaaccggccatgtcaCCGGTCCGGTCTAATGTTAAAGCCGGAAGTTCATGGAGAACCGTTGAAACCCGGACGAACCGGACGAACCGTGCGAACCGTTAAGAACCGTGAACCGGCggttttttaaattcttcaacaaaatatcaAGAATTGTGTAGCTAAGATTCGAACCTGGGTCTCCAAGTTTAAATATGACAATCTTACCGCTAGACTGTACTTAAGTTTGTTGAAAATTCTACTtgactaaaaaatatattaaaacatcaagttcttctcttattttttttttcaattttttcttcttaaccatttttaacccaaatatccacaacaagattttctcaagttttcaccattattatcaggttattatctttagcagattgtaaacaagttgaaaatttcaacttttcttgttttccaacattttagtaagtttaatttttttcttttcaaggtttttttctatat
This window contains:
- the LOC113713940 gene encoding BTB/POZ domain-containing protein At5g48800 isoform X1 — its product is MDKHHQQLPLAKCSRQQRCSEWVFRDVPSDITIEVDGGTFSLHKFPLVSRSGRIRKLVAEHRDSDISRVELLSLPGGSESFELAAKFCYGVNFEITAANVAQLCCISDYLEMTEEFSKNNLGTRAGEYLESVVCKNLEMCVEVLQQCENLLPLADELKIVSRCIDAIASKACVEQIASSFSRLEYSSSGRLHMSRQAKCEGDWWIEDLSILRIDLYQRVITAMKCRGVRPESIGASLVNYAQKELTKKCSLWNPSNQQKVDLVSGLNGHERLVVEAIVSLLPIEKFAVPITFLFGLLRSAVMLDCTVACRLDLERRIGSQLDIATLDDLLIPSFRHANDTLFDVDTVHRILVNFSQQDDSEEDMEDGSVFDSDSPPSPSQSAMFKVSKLVDNYLAEIAPDANLKLNKFIAVADSLPAHARTIHDGLYRATDVYLKAHQSLSDPDRRKLCKLIDFQKLSQEAGAHAAQNERLPLQSIVQVLYFEQLRLRNALFCSYPDDDHKPLHQSWRISSGALSAAMSPRDNYASLRRENRELKLELARLRMRLNDLEKEHVCMKKSMERSNSRKFMSSFSKKMGKLNFFGHSSSKESSSPSKQSQRTDSKLTERT
- the LOC113713940 gene encoding BTB/POZ domain-containing protein At5g48800 isoform X2, translated to MTEEFSKNNLGTRAGEYLESVVCKNLEMCVEVLQQCENLLPLADELKIVSRCIDAIASKACVEQIASSFSRLEYSSSGRLHMSRQAKCEGDWWIEDLSILRIDLYQRVITAMKCRGVRPESIGASLVNYAQKELTKKCSLWNPSNQQKVDLVSGLNGHERLVVEAIVSLLPIEKFAVPITFLFGLLRSAVMLDCTVACRLDLERRIGSQLDIATLDDLLIPSFRHANDTLFDVDTVHRILVNFSQQDDSEEDMEDGSVFDSDSPPSPSQSAMFKVSKLVDNYLAEIAPDANLKLNKFIAVADSLPAHARTIHDGLYRATDVYLKAHQSLSDPDRRKLCKLIDFQKLSQEAGAHAAQNERLPLQSIVQVLYFEQLRLRNALFCSYPDDDHKPLHQSWRISSGALSAAMSPRDNYASLRRENRELKLELARLRMRLNDLEKEHVCMKKSMERSNSRKFMSSFSKKMGKLNFFGHSSSKESSSPSKQSQRTDSKLTERT